Proteins encoded in a region of the Panicum hallii strain FIL2 chromosome 3, PHallii_v3.1, whole genome shotgun sequence genome:
- the LOC112885294 gene encoding vegetative cell wall protein gp1-like, with the protein MRSHATAPKPVAAAAPEVPRHGTEARRRPSGPTQCPRRPRHRPRGPTPCPRGPLLPRKPPPPPPRLHAVPLRPATTPEAPRRAPAVRCRLAGPRCRPRGSTPCPYGPSPPPRPHAVPRGPPPPTANLKRAVNIKDERNGAFEVDIGMALDRLDGDTGDVIVSEQEEEGRGADDEEYVANVDGNGDGGSGEGDGGKDREKCEDRVGDAEEEEEEDTATQAVFR; encoded by the exons ATGAGGTCCCACGCCACGGCCCCGAAgcctgtcgccgccgccgcccccgaggTCCCACGCCACGGCACcgaggcccgccgccgcccctcaggCCCCACGCAGTGCCCTCGCAGGCCCCGCCACCGCCCTCGaggccccacgccgtgcccccgcGGCCCGCTGCTGCCCCGCaagcccccgccgccacccccgaGGCTCCACGCTGTGCCCCTGCGGCCCGCCACCACCCCCGAGGCCCCACGTCGTGCCCCTGCGGTCCGCTGCCGCCTCGCAGGGCCCCGCTGCCGCCCACGAGGCTCCACGCCGTGCCCCTATGGCCCGTCCCCACCCCCGaggccccacgccgtgccccGTGGCCCACCGCCGCCCACAG ctaatctgaaacGAGCGGTGAACATT AAAGATGAGCGTAATGGAGCCTTTGAAGTTGATATTGGGATGGCACTTGACAGATTAGATGGTGACACTGGTGATGTAATAGTTTCTGAG caagaagaggaaggTAGAGGTGCGGATGATGAAGAATATGTCGCGAATGTGGATGGCAATGGAGATGGAGGTagtggagagggagatgggGGCAAGGACAGAGAAAAGTGTGAGGATAGAGTTGGagatgcagaggaggaggaagaggaggatactGCTACTCAAGCTGTGTTCAGGTAG
- the LOC112888004 gene encoding bZIP transcription factor 12-like isoform X4 produces the protein MASSRVMASSSPPQPAGAGAGSSSDLGRFSSGSGIGSMNMDDIIRNIYGPEAVAGGVGVGGAAEPSPTPAAPAAAARRTSEEVWKEISAAGGLSVPSLPPPPPATAGGSGARGGGGGGAAEMTLEDFLARDSGARAAAAAEGNMALGFPVPDGGDAAGAGAGGGRGSRKRALVDPADRAVMQRQKRMIKNRESAARSRDRKQVRARRTSQSWNRRLRSSRRSKQNC, from the exons ATGGCGTCGTCGCGGGTGATGGCGTCGTCGTCCCCGCCGCagcccgccggcgccggggccggATCCTCCTCGGACCTCGGGCGCTtcagcagcggcagcggcatcGGATCCATGAACATGGACGACATCATCCGCAACATCTACGGCCCGGAggccgtcgccggcggcgtcggcgtcggcggggcggcggagccCTCGCCCACCCCGGCGgccccggcggccgcggcccggCGGACGTCGGAGGAGGTGTGGAAGGAGATCTCCGCCGCGGGGGGGCTCTCCGtgccctccctccctcctccccctcccgccaccgccggcggctccggggccaggggcggcggcggcggcggcgcggcggagatGACGCTGGAGGATTTCCTGGCGCGGGATTCCGGCGccagggccgccgccgcggcggaggggaacaTGGCGCTGGGGTTCCCCGTCCCCGACGGGGGGGATGcggcaggggcaggggcaggCGGCGGGAGGGGGAGCAGGAAGCGGGCGCTGGTGGATCCCGCGGACCGCGCAGTGATGCAGCGCCAGAAGCGCATGATCAAGAACCGCGAGTCCGCGGCGAGGTCCAGGGACAGGAAGCAGGTGAGAGCGAG GCGTACGTCGCAGAGCTGGAATCGCAGGTTACGCAGCTCGAGGAGGAGCAAGCAGAACTGTTAA
- the LOC112884927 gene encoding polypyrimidine tract-binding protein homolog 3 isoform X2: MAEPSKVIHIRNVGHEIAESDLLQLLQPFGLVSKIVMLRAKNQALLQMEDIHASVSALQYYSSVQPSVRGRNVYMQFSSHQELTTDQSSHGRNSDQESEPNRILLVTIHHMIYPITVEVLHQVFKAYGFVEKIVTFQKSAGFQALIQYNSRQEAVEAFGSLHGRNIYDGCCQLDIQYSNLSELQVHYNNDRSRDFTNPSLPTEQRPRTSQQGYPDPASLYAFQQPGASYAQMGRAAMIAAAFGGTLPHGVTGTNERCTLIVSNLNTDKIDEDKLFNLFSLYGNIVRIKILRNKPDHALVEMADGLQAELAVHYLKVHSDSPVLFSIAFLSSVHICDYCLLFGMPIFLQGAILFGKKLEVNYSKYPNITPAPDAHDYLNSSLNRFNSNVVKNYRHCCAPTKMIHISALPQEISEEAILNHVSEHGSVINTKLFEVNGKRQALVMFETEEAATEALVSKHASTLEGNTIRISFSQMQSI, from the exons ATGGCGGAGCCGTCCAAGGTAATCCACATCCGCAACGTTGGGCACGAGATTGCTGAG TCTGATCTACTCCAGCTGTTGCAGCCGTTCGGGCTGGTCTCCAAGATTGTCATGCTGCGTGCCAAGAACCAA GCTCTTCTGCAGATGGAAGACATACATGCCTCTGTGAGCGCGCTGCAATATTACAGTTCTGTTCAACCTAGTGTAAG GGGAAGGAATGTATACATGCAATTCTCATCCCACCAAGAACTTACCACAGACCAGAGCTCCCATGGAAGGAATTCTGATCAA GAGTCTGAACCCAACCGAATCCTCTTAGTTACTATCCACCACATGATCTATCCTATAACGGTGGAGGTTCTACATCAAGTATTCAAAGCTTATGGATTTGTGGAGAAGATAGTCACATTTCAAAAGTCAGCTG GTTTTCAAGCTCTTATTCAGTATAACTCGCGCCAAGAAGCTGTGGAAGCATTTGGTTCTTTGCAT GGAAGAAACATATATGATGGTTGCTGCCAGCTagacattcaatattcaaa CCTCAGTGAACTGCAAGTCCACTACAACAATGACCGGTCTAG GGATTTTACAAATCCATCATTGCCTACAGAACAGCGTCCTAGGACCTCTCAG CAAGGTTATCCTGATCCAGCTAGTCTCTATGCCTTCCAACAACCTGGAG CTTCGTATGCACAG ATGGGAAGAGCTGCAATGATTGCGGCTGCGTTTGGTGGAACGTTACCTCATGGAGTGACTGGTACCAATGAACGGTGCACGCTCATAGTTAGTAATTTGAACACTGAC aaaattgaCGAGGATAAGCTTTTCAATCTGTTTTCTTTGTACGGAAACATAGTACGAATCAAGATATTGCGTAATAAACCAGACCACGCCCTAGTTGAGATGGCTGATGGTTTGCAGGCTGAGCTAGCTGTGCATTATCTAAAGGTACATTCAGACTCACCGGTTCTCTTCTCAATCGCATTCTTATCTTCTGTTCACATCTGTGACTATTGTCTTCTATTTGGAATGCCTATATTTTTGCAGGGCGCAATTCTATTTGGGAAGAAACTGGAAGTTAACTACTCAAAGTACCCCAACATTACGCCCGCCCCTGACGCACATGACTACTTAAACTCAAGCCTTAACCGGTTCAACAGCAACGTGGTCAAGAACTACAGACATTGCTGCGCTCCAACAAAGATGATCCACATTTCTGCCCTCCCCCAAGAGATCTCCGAGGAAGCAATCCTCAATCACGTGTCTGAGCATGGTTCTGTCATCAACACAAAGCTGTTTGAGGTGAACGGCAAGAGGCAGGCTCTCGTCATGTTTGAGACTGAAGAGGCGGCGACCGAGGCCCTCGTGTCGAAACACGCTAGCACACTGGAGGGGAACACGATCCGGATCTCTTTCTCCCAGATGCAGAGTATATAA
- the LOC112888004 gene encoding bZIP transcription factor 12-like isoform X1, producing the protein MASSRVMASSSPPQPAGAGAGSSSDLGRFSSGSGIGSMNMDDIIRNIYGPEAVAGGVGVGGAAEPSPTPAAPAAAARRTSEEVWKEISAAGGLSVPSLPPPPPATAGGSGARGGGGGGAAEMTLEDFLARDSGARAAAAAEGNMALGFPVPDGGDAAGAGAGGGRGSRKRALVDPADRAVMQRQKRMIKNRESAARSRDRKQAYVAELESQVTQLEEEQAELLTEQEERRQKRLKEMMERAFPVIRKKLSRDHRRTNSMEW; encoded by the exons ATGGCGTCGTCGCGGGTGATGGCGTCGTCGTCCCCGCCGCagcccgccggcgccggggccggATCCTCCTCGGACCTCGGGCGCTtcagcagcggcagcggcatcGGATCCATGAACATGGACGACATCATCCGCAACATCTACGGCCCGGAggccgtcgccggcggcgtcggcgtcggcggggcggcggagccCTCGCCCACCCCGGCGgccccggcggccgcggcccggCGGACGTCGGAGGAGGTGTGGAAGGAGATCTCCGCCGCGGGGGGGCTCTCCGtgccctccctccctcctccccctcccgccaccgccggcggctccggggccaggggcggcggcggcggcggcgcggcggagatGACGCTGGAGGATTTCCTGGCGCGGGATTCCGGCGccagggccgccgccgcggcggaggggaacaTGGCGCTGGGGTTCCCCGTCCCCGACGGGGGGGATGcggcaggggcaggggcaggCGGCGGGAGGGGGAGCAGGAAGCGGGCGCTGGTGGATCCCGCGGACCGCGCAGTGATGCAGCGCCAGAAGCGCATGATCAAGAACCGCGAGTCCGCGGCGAGGTCCAGGGACAGGAAGCAG GCGTACGTCGCAGAGCTGGAATCGCAGGTTACGCAGCTCGAGGAGGAGCAAGCAGAACTGTTAACGGAGCAG GAGGAGCGACGCCAGAAGAGGCTTAAGGAG ATGATGGAAAGGGCATTTCCAGTCATAAGGAAAAAAC
- the LOC112888004 gene encoding bZIP transcription factor 12-like isoform X2, translated as MASSRVMASSSPPQPAGAGAGSSSDLGRFSSGSGIGSMNMDDIIRNIYGPEAVAGGVGVGGAAEPSPTPAAPAAAARRTSEEVWKEISAAGGLSVPSLPPPPPATAGGSGARGGGGGGAAEMTLEDFLARDSGARAAAAAEGNMALGFPVPDGGDAAGAGAGGGRGSRKRALVDPADRAVMQRQKRMIKNRESAARSRDRKQAYVAELESQVTQLEEEQAELLTEQQVMVITLIILLEYSVHLTTTVVVVGTRKR; from the exons ATGGCGTCGTCGCGGGTGATGGCGTCGTCGTCCCCGCCGCagcccgccggcgccggggccggATCCTCCTCGGACCTCGGGCGCTtcagcagcggcagcggcatcGGATCCATGAACATGGACGACATCATCCGCAACATCTACGGCCCGGAggccgtcgccggcggcgtcggcgtcggcggggcggcggagccCTCGCCCACCCCGGCGgccccggcggccgcggcccggCGGACGTCGGAGGAGGTGTGGAAGGAGATCTCCGCCGCGGGGGGGCTCTCCGtgccctccctccctcctccccctcccgccaccgccggcggctccggggccaggggcggcggcggcggcggcgcggcggagatGACGCTGGAGGATTTCCTGGCGCGGGATTCCGGCGccagggccgccgccgcggcggaggggaacaTGGCGCTGGGGTTCCCCGTCCCCGACGGGGGGGATGcggcaggggcaggggcaggCGGCGGGAGGGGGAGCAGGAAGCGGGCGCTGGTGGATCCCGCGGACCGCGCAGTGATGCAGCGCCAGAAGCGCATGATCAAGAACCGCGAGTCCGCGGCGAGGTCCAGGGACAGGAAGCAG GCGTACGTCGCAGAGCTGGAATCGCAGGTTACGCAGCTCGAGGAGGAGCAAGCAGAACTGTTAACGGAGCAG CAGGTGATGGTGATTACATTAATCATCTTGTTAGAGTACAGTGTGCACCTGACCACCACTGTGGTAGTTGTGGGAACAAGGAAAAGATGA
- the LOC112884927 gene encoding polypyrimidine tract-binding protein homolog 3 isoform X4, which yields MAEPSKVIHIRNVGHEIAESDLLQLLQPFGLVSKIVMLRAKNQALLQMEDIHASVSALQYYSSVQPSVRGRNVYMQFSSHQELTTDQSSHGRNSDQESEPNRILLVTIHHMIYPITVEVLHQVFKAYGFVEKIVTFQKSAGFQALIQYNSRQEAVEAFGSLHGRNIYDGCCQLDIQYSNLSELQVHYNNDRSRDFTNPSLPTEQRPRTSQQGYPDPASLYAFQQPGASYAQMGRAAMIAAAFGGTLPHGVTGTNERCTLIVSNLNTDKIDEDKLFNLFSLYGNIVRIKILRNKPDHALVEMADGLQAELAVHYLKGAILFGKKLEVNYSKYPNITPAPDAHDYLNSSLNRFNSNVVKNYRHCCAPTKMIHISALPQEISEEAILNHVSEHGSVINTKLFEVNGKRQALVMFETEEAATEALVSKHASTLEGNTIRISFSQMQSI from the exons ATGGCGGAGCCGTCCAAGGTAATCCACATCCGCAACGTTGGGCACGAGATTGCTGAG TCTGATCTACTCCAGCTGTTGCAGCCGTTCGGGCTGGTCTCCAAGATTGTCATGCTGCGTGCCAAGAACCAA GCTCTTCTGCAGATGGAAGACATACATGCCTCTGTGAGCGCGCTGCAATATTACAGTTCTGTTCAACCTAGTGTAAG GGGAAGGAATGTATACATGCAATTCTCATCCCACCAAGAACTTACCACAGACCAGAGCTCCCATGGAAGGAATTCTGATCAA GAGTCTGAACCCAACCGAATCCTCTTAGTTACTATCCACCACATGATCTATCCTATAACGGTGGAGGTTCTACATCAAGTATTCAAAGCTTATGGATTTGTGGAGAAGATAGTCACATTTCAAAAGTCAGCTG GTTTTCAAGCTCTTATTCAGTATAACTCGCGCCAAGAAGCTGTGGAAGCATTTGGTTCTTTGCAT GGAAGAAACATATATGATGGTTGCTGCCAGCTagacattcaatattcaaa CCTCAGTGAACTGCAAGTCCACTACAACAATGACCGGTCTAG GGATTTTACAAATCCATCATTGCCTACAGAACAGCGTCCTAGGACCTCTCAG CAAGGTTATCCTGATCCAGCTAGTCTCTATGCCTTCCAACAACCTGGAG CTTCGTATGCACAG ATGGGAAGAGCTGCAATGATTGCGGCTGCGTTTGGTGGAACGTTACCTCATGGAGTGACTGGTACCAATGAACGGTGCACGCTCATAGTTAGTAATTTGAACACTGAC aaaattgaCGAGGATAAGCTTTTCAATCTGTTTTCTTTGTACGGAAACATAGTACGAATCAAGATATTGCGTAATAAACCAGACCACGCCCTAGTTGAGATGGCTGATGGTTTGCAGGCTGAGCTAGCTGTGCATTATCTAAAG GGCGCAATTCTATTTGGGAAGAAACTGGAAGTTAACTACTCAAAGTACCCCAACATTACGCCCGCCCCTGACGCACATGACTACTTAAACTCAAGCCTTAACCGGTTCAACAGCAACGTGGTCAAGAACTACAGACATTGCTGCGCTCCAACAAAGATGATCCACATTTCTGCCCTCCCCCAAGAGATCTCCGAGGAAGCAATCCTCAATCACGTGTCTGAGCATGGTTCTGTCATCAACACAAAGCTGTTTGAGGTGAACGGCAAGAGGCAGGCTCTCGTCATGTTTGAGACTGAAGAGGCGGCGACCGAGGCCCTCGTGTCGAAACACGCTAGCACACTGGAGGGGAACACGATCCGGATCTCTTTCTCCCAGATGCAGAGTATATAA
- the LOC112884927 gene encoding polypyrimidine tract-binding protein homolog 3 isoform X3 — protein sequence MAEPSKVIHIRNVGHEIAESDLLQLLQPFGLVSKIVMLRAKNQALLQMEDIHASVSALQYYSSVQPSVRGRNVYMQFSSHQELTTDQSSHGRNSDQESEPNRILLVTIHHMIYPITVEVLHQVFKAYGFVEKIVTFQKSAGFQALIQYNSRQEAVEAFGSLHGRNIYDGCCQLDIQYSNLSELQVHYNNDRSRDFTNPSLPTEQRPRTSQQQGYPDPASLYAFQQPGASYAQMGRAAMIAAAFGGTLPHGVTGTNERCTLIVSNLNTDKIDEDKLFNLFSLYGNIVRIKILRNKPDHALVEMADGLQAELAVHYLKGAILFGKKLEVNYSKYPNITPAPDAHDYLNSSLNRFNSNVVKNYRHCCAPTKMIHISALPQEISEEAILNHVSEHGSVINTKLFEVNGKRQALVMFETEEAATEALVSKHASTLEGNTIRISFSQMQSI from the exons ATGGCGGAGCCGTCCAAGGTAATCCACATCCGCAACGTTGGGCACGAGATTGCTGAG TCTGATCTACTCCAGCTGTTGCAGCCGTTCGGGCTGGTCTCCAAGATTGTCATGCTGCGTGCCAAGAACCAA GCTCTTCTGCAGATGGAAGACATACATGCCTCTGTGAGCGCGCTGCAATATTACAGTTCTGTTCAACCTAGTGTAAG GGGAAGGAATGTATACATGCAATTCTCATCCCACCAAGAACTTACCACAGACCAGAGCTCCCATGGAAGGAATTCTGATCAA GAGTCTGAACCCAACCGAATCCTCTTAGTTACTATCCACCACATGATCTATCCTATAACGGTGGAGGTTCTACATCAAGTATTCAAAGCTTATGGATTTGTGGAGAAGATAGTCACATTTCAAAAGTCAGCTG GTTTTCAAGCTCTTATTCAGTATAACTCGCGCCAAGAAGCTGTGGAAGCATTTGGTTCTTTGCAT GGAAGAAACATATATGATGGTTGCTGCCAGCTagacattcaatattcaaa CCTCAGTGAACTGCAAGTCCACTACAACAATGACCGGTCTAG GGATTTTACAAATCCATCATTGCCTACAGAACAGCGTCCTAGGACCTCTCAG CAGCAAGGTTATCCTGATCCAGCTAGTCTCTATGCCTTCCAACAACCTGGAG CTTCGTATGCACAG ATGGGAAGAGCTGCAATGATTGCGGCTGCGTTTGGTGGAACGTTACCTCATGGAGTGACTGGTACCAATGAACGGTGCACGCTCATAGTTAGTAATTTGAACACTGAC aaaattgaCGAGGATAAGCTTTTCAATCTGTTTTCTTTGTACGGAAACATAGTACGAATCAAGATATTGCGTAATAAACCAGACCACGCCCTAGTTGAGATGGCTGATGGTTTGCAGGCTGAGCTAGCTGTGCATTATCTAAAG GGCGCAATTCTATTTGGGAAGAAACTGGAAGTTAACTACTCAAAGTACCCCAACATTACGCCCGCCCCTGACGCACATGACTACTTAAACTCAAGCCTTAACCGGTTCAACAGCAACGTGGTCAAGAACTACAGACATTGCTGCGCTCCAACAAAGATGATCCACATTTCTGCCCTCCCCCAAGAGATCTCCGAGGAAGCAATCCTCAATCACGTGTCTGAGCATGGTTCTGTCATCAACACAAAGCTGTTTGAGGTGAACGGCAAGAGGCAGGCTCTCGTCATGTTTGAGACTGAAGAGGCGGCGACCGAGGCCCTCGTGTCGAAACACGCTAGCACACTGGAGGGGAACACGATCCGGATCTCTTTCTCCCAGATGCAGAGTATATAA
- the LOC112884927 gene encoding polypyrimidine tract-binding protein homolog 3 isoform X1, translated as MAEPSKVIHIRNVGHEIAESDLLQLLQPFGLVSKIVMLRAKNQALLQMEDIHASVSALQYYSSVQPSVRGRNVYMQFSSHQELTTDQSSHGRNSDQESEPNRILLVTIHHMIYPITVEVLHQVFKAYGFVEKIVTFQKSAGFQALIQYNSRQEAVEAFGSLHGRNIYDGCCQLDIQYSNLSELQVHYNNDRSRDFTNPSLPTEQRPRTSQQQGYPDPASLYAFQQPGASYAQMGRAAMIAAAFGGTLPHGVTGTNERCTLIVSNLNTDKIDEDKLFNLFSLYGNIVRIKILRNKPDHALVEMADGLQAELAVHYLKVHSDSPVLFSIAFLSSVHICDYCLLFGMPIFLQGAILFGKKLEVNYSKYPNITPAPDAHDYLNSSLNRFNSNVVKNYRHCCAPTKMIHISALPQEISEEAILNHVSEHGSVINTKLFEVNGKRQALVMFETEEAATEALVSKHASTLEGNTIRISFSQMQSI; from the exons ATGGCGGAGCCGTCCAAGGTAATCCACATCCGCAACGTTGGGCACGAGATTGCTGAG TCTGATCTACTCCAGCTGTTGCAGCCGTTCGGGCTGGTCTCCAAGATTGTCATGCTGCGTGCCAAGAACCAA GCTCTTCTGCAGATGGAAGACATACATGCCTCTGTGAGCGCGCTGCAATATTACAGTTCTGTTCAACCTAGTGTAAG GGGAAGGAATGTATACATGCAATTCTCATCCCACCAAGAACTTACCACAGACCAGAGCTCCCATGGAAGGAATTCTGATCAA GAGTCTGAACCCAACCGAATCCTCTTAGTTACTATCCACCACATGATCTATCCTATAACGGTGGAGGTTCTACATCAAGTATTCAAAGCTTATGGATTTGTGGAGAAGATAGTCACATTTCAAAAGTCAGCTG GTTTTCAAGCTCTTATTCAGTATAACTCGCGCCAAGAAGCTGTGGAAGCATTTGGTTCTTTGCAT GGAAGAAACATATATGATGGTTGCTGCCAGCTagacattcaatattcaaa CCTCAGTGAACTGCAAGTCCACTACAACAATGACCGGTCTAG GGATTTTACAAATCCATCATTGCCTACAGAACAGCGTCCTAGGACCTCTCAG CAGCAAGGTTATCCTGATCCAGCTAGTCTCTATGCCTTCCAACAACCTGGAG CTTCGTATGCACAG ATGGGAAGAGCTGCAATGATTGCGGCTGCGTTTGGTGGAACGTTACCTCATGGAGTGACTGGTACCAATGAACGGTGCACGCTCATAGTTAGTAATTTGAACACTGAC aaaattgaCGAGGATAAGCTTTTCAATCTGTTTTCTTTGTACGGAAACATAGTACGAATCAAGATATTGCGTAATAAACCAGACCACGCCCTAGTTGAGATGGCTGATGGTTTGCAGGCTGAGCTAGCTGTGCATTATCTAAAGGTACATTCAGACTCACCGGTTCTCTTCTCAATCGCATTCTTATCTTCTGTTCACATCTGTGACTATTGTCTTCTATTTGGAATGCCTATATTTTTGCAGGGCGCAATTCTATTTGGGAAGAAACTGGAAGTTAACTACTCAAAGTACCCCAACATTACGCCCGCCCCTGACGCACATGACTACTTAAACTCAAGCCTTAACCGGTTCAACAGCAACGTGGTCAAGAACTACAGACATTGCTGCGCTCCAACAAAGATGATCCACATTTCTGCCCTCCCCCAAGAGATCTCCGAGGAAGCAATCCTCAATCACGTGTCTGAGCATGGTTCTGTCATCAACACAAAGCTGTTTGAGGTGAACGGCAAGAGGCAGGCTCTCGTCATGTTTGAGACTGAAGAGGCGGCGACCGAGGCCCTCGTGTCGAAACACGCTAGCACACTGGAGGGGAACACGATCCGGATCTCTTTCTCCCAGATGCAGAGTATATAA
- the LOC112887854 gene encoding protein YIPF6 homolog, with amino-acid sequence MSHPLHPSSARSDMDEIETLARAAPPQAAAAAVPPAALRPASPPRASIPVSSSALPVLPPVRLPFSAAVPGSIVSAPVVSGSIAAPGSVAVPISSDGFGGPEPASHTLTEPVWDTVKRDLHRVVSNLMLVVFPNPFREDPGKALRDWDLWGPFFFIVSLGLILSWSATAGKSQVFAVAFAVLAAGAIVLTLNVLLLGGHIIFFQSLSLLGYCLFPLDVGALICMLNDSVMLKIVVVIVTLAWSSWAAYPFMSAAVNPRRKALALYPVFLMYVSVGCLIIAID; translated from the exons ATGTCGCACCCTCTCCACCCCTCGTCGGCGCGGTCCGACATGGACGAGATCGAGAccctcgcccgcgccgcgccgccccaggccgccgccgccgccgtacccCCAGCCGCTTTGCGGCCCGCCtccccgccccgcgcctccaTCCCCGTCTCCTCCTCCGCGCTTCCCGTGCTCCCGCCCGTCAGGCTCCCGTTCTCCGCCGCGGTGCCGGGCTCCATCGTCTCCGCCCCCGTCGTCTCGGGCTCCATCGCCGCCCCCGGCTCCGTCGCCGTCCCCATCTCCTCCGACGGGTTCGGCGGCCCCGAGCCCGCCAGCCACACGCTCACCGAGCCCGTCTGGGACACCGTCAAGCGCGACCTCCACCGCGTCGTCAGCAACCTCATGCTCGTCGTCTTCCCCAACCCGTTCCGCGAGGACCCCGGCAAGGCGCTGCGCGACTGGGACCTCTGGGGCCCCTTCTTCTTCATCGTCTCGCTCGGGCTCATCCTCTCCTGGTCGGCCACCGCCGGCAAG TCTCAAGTGTTTGCAGTTGCCTTTGCTGTATTAGCTGCTGGCGCTATAGTTCTCACGCTTAATGTTCTACTGCTG GGTGGGCACATCATCTTCTTCCAAAGCCTCAGCCTTCTTGGATACTGCCTGTTCCCTCTGGATGTCGGGGCTCTGATATGCATGCTGAATGACAGTGTCATGCTAAAGATAGTCGTGGTGATTGTAACATTGGCATGGAGCTCCTGGGCAGCATACCCGTTCATGAGCGCTGCTGTCAACCCGCGGAGAAAGGCCCTGGCGCTGTATCCTGTGTTCCTCATGTATGTCTCGGTTGGGTGTCTCATAATCGCAATAGATTAA
- the LOC112888004 gene encoding bZIP transcription factor 12-like isoform X3 codes for MASSRVMASSSPPQPAGAGAGSSSDLGRFSSGSGIGSMNMDDIIRNIYGPEAVAGGVGVGGAAEPSPTPAAPAAAARRTSEEVWKEISAAGGLSVPSLPPPPPATAGGSGARGGGGGGAAEMTLEDFLARDSGARAAAAAEGNMALGFPVPDGGDAAGAGAGGGRGSRKRALVDPADRAVMQRQKRMIKNRESAARSRDRKQAYVAELESQVTQLEEEQAELLTEQVMVITLIILLEYSVHLTTTVVVVGTRKR; via the exons ATGGCGTCGTCGCGGGTGATGGCGTCGTCGTCCCCGCCGCagcccgccggcgccggggccggATCCTCCTCGGACCTCGGGCGCTtcagcagcggcagcggcatcGGATCCATGAACATGGACGACATCATCCGCAACATCTACGGCCCGGAggccgtcgccggcggcgtcggcgtcggcggggcggcggagccCTCGCCCACCCCGGCGgccccggcggccgcggcccggCGGACGTCGGAGGAGGTGTGGAAGGAGATCTCCGCCGCGGGGGGGCTCTCCGtgccctccctccctcctccccctcccgccaccgccggcggctccggggccaggggcggcggcggcggcggcgcggcggagatGACGCTGGAGGATTTCCTGGCGCGGGATTCCGGCGccagggccgccgccgcggcggaggggaacaTGGCGCTGGGGTTCCCCGTCCCCGACGGGGGGGATGcggcaggggcaggggcaggCGGCGGGAGGGGGAGCAGGAAGCGGGCGCTGGTGGATCCCGCGGACCGCGCAGTGATGCAGCGCCAGAAGCGCATGATCAAGAACCGCGAGTCCGCGGCGAGGTCCAGGGACAGGAAGCAG GCGTACGTCGCAGAGCTGGAATCGCAGGTTACGCAGCTCGAGGAGGAGCAAGCAGAACTGTTAACGGAGCAG GTGATGGTGATTACATTAATCATCTTGTTAGAGTACAGTGTGCACCTGACCACCACTGTGGTAGTTGTGGGAACAAGGAAAAGATGA